A stretch of Microbacterium caowuchunii DNA encodes these proteins:
- a CDS encoding RNA polymerase sigma factor — translation MTPGTKTDTRSRTAGSSTDAADEVVSEETAAVAKAPAKAKKAPAKKAPAKKAPAKKSAKKADDEEEFDDEVELDDVVADDADDAPAVATKAADADDDTEEEAKKPVVESLPTGAIVISSNDEDEVPVYSSQITGATADPVKDYLKQIGKVPLLNAAEEVELAMRIEAGLFAEEKLSKMSAAEKSTQLGLDLQWVARDGQRAKSHLLGANLRLVVSLAKRYTGRGMQFLDLIQEGNLGLIRAVEKFDYTKGFKFSTYATWWIRQAITRAMADQARTIRIPVHMVEVINKLARVQRQMLQDLGREPTPEELSRELDMTPEKVIEVQKYGREPISLHTPLGEDGDSEFGDLIEDTEAVVPADAVGFTMLQRQLESLLDSLSEREAGVIRMRFGLGDGQPKTLDQIGDTFGVTRERIRQIESKTMAKLRHPSRSQSLRDYLE, via the coding sequence GTGACTCCAGGCACGAAGACCGACACCCGCTCGCGGACCGCAGGCTCCTCGACGGACGCCGCCGACGAGGTGGTCTCCGAAGAGACCGCCGCGGTCGCGAAGGCGCCCGCCAAGGCGAAGAAGGCCCCGGCCAAGAAGGCTCCGGCGAAGAAGGCCCCCGCGAAGAAGTCCGCCAAAAAGGCCGATGACGAAGAGGAGTTCGACGACGAGGTCGAGCTCGACGACGTCGTCGCGGACGACGCCGATGACGCCCCCGCAGTCGCCACCAAGGCCGCGGACGCCGACGACGACACCGAGGAAGAGGCCAAGAAGCCCGTGGTGGAGTCACTCCCCACCGGCGCGATCGTCATCTCCTCGAACGACGAGGACGAGGTCCCCGTCTACTCCAGCCAGATCACCGGCGCGACGGCAGACCCGGTCAAGGACTACCTCAAGCAGATCGGCAAGGTGCCGCTGCTGAACGCGGCCGAAGAGGTCGAGCTCGCGATGCGCATCGAGGCGGGTCTGTTCGCCGAAGAGAAGCTCTCGAAGATGTCCGCCGCGGAGAAGTCCACGCAGCTCGGTCTCGACCTGCAGTGGGTGGCGCGCGACGGGCAGCGGGCCAAGAGCCACCTGCTGGGTGCGAACCTCCGCCTCGTGGTCTCCCTCGCCAAGCGCTACACCGGCCGCGGGATGCAGTTCCTGGACCTGATCCAGGAGGGCAACCTCGGTCTGATCCGCGCGGTCGAGAAGTTCGACTACACCAAGGGCTTCAAGTTCTCGACGTACGCCACCTGGTGGATCCGTCAGGCGATCACGCGTGCGATGGCCGACCAGGCGCGCACCATCCGCATCCCCGTGCACATGGTCGAGGTCATCAACAAGCTCGCCCGGGTGCAGCGCCAGATGCTTCAGGATCTGGGCCGCGAGCCCACGCCGGAAGAGCTGAGCCGCGAACTCGACATGACGCCCGAAAAGGTCATCGAGGTGCAGAAGTACGGCCGCGAGCCGATCTCGCTGCACACCCCGCTCGGGGAGGACGGCGACAGCGAGTTCGGTGACCTGATCGAGGACACCGAGGCCGTGGTGCCGGCCGACGCAGTGGGATTCACGATGCTGCAGCGTCAGCTGGAGTCGCTCCTCGACTCGCTCAGCGAGCGCGAGGCCGGCGTCATCCGCATGCGCTTCGGTCTCGGCGACGGCCAGCCCAAGACGCTCGACCAGATCGGCGACACGTTCGGGGTGACGCGCGAGCGCATCCGTCAGATCGAGTCGAAGACGATGGCGAAGCTCCGTCACCCGAGCCGCTCGCAGTCGCTGCGCGACTACCTGGAGTGA
- a CDS encoding proteasome assembly chaperone family protein, translating to MSWNPSLFAHAGDAPPVPTGLPLVVMLTGFTDAGSAVSQAITYLRDELAPSVIRRYENDVLLDYRARRPLITFEHDHLTGYHPPRLELSLAHDAIGQPFLLLTGYEPDFAWEAFATSVVEAAAEFAVATVTWVHAIGMPVPHTRPLGATVSGTRAELAEAHSIWKPQTQVPATAGHLIEYRFAESGVAVAGFVLLVPHYLGDTEYPASAIAALDSVTAATGLVFAVEDLRADNEEFLGKVDQQIEASEELTAMLRNLEERYDAYMAGATQASPLLHEADLPSADEIAAELERFLASGPHDEDPRGPSLG from the coding sequence ATGTCCTGGAACCCGTCCCTGTTCGCGCACGCGGGCGATGCCCCGCCCGTGCCGACCGGATTGCCGCTCGTGGTGATGCTCACCGGCTTCACCGATGCGGGATCGGCGGTCTCCCAGGCGATCACCTACCTGCGGGACGAACTCGCGCCGTCGGTGATCCGCAGGTACGAGAACGACGTCCTGCTCGACTACCGCGCGCGCCGTCCGCTGATCACGTTCGAGCACGACCATCTGACCGGCTACCACCCGCCGAGACTCGAACTGTCCCTGGCGCACGACGCGATCGGCCAGCCCTTCCTCCTCCTCACCGGCTACGAGCCGGACTTCGCCTGGGAGGCGTTCGCGACCTCTGTCGTGGAAGCGGCCGCGGAGTTCGCGGTCGCCACCGTCACCTGGGTACACGCGATCGGCATGCCGGTCCCGCACACGCGCCCGCTGGGCGCCACGGTCTCCGGCACGAGGGCGGAGCTCGCCGAAGCGCACTCCATCTGGAAGCCGCAGACACAGGTCCCCGCGACGGCCGGGCACCTGATCGAGTACCGGTTCGCCGAATCGGGGGTGGCGGTCGCGGGGTTCGTGCTCCTGGTGCCGCATTACCTGGGGGACACCGAATACCCGGCATCCGCCATCGCGGCGCTCGACAGCGTGACCGCGGCGACCGGCCTCGTCTTCGCCGTGGAGGACCTGAGGGCCGACAACGAGGAGTTTCTCGGCAAGGTCGACCAGCAGATCGAGGCGAGCGAGGAGCTCACCGCGATGCTGCGCAATCTCGAGGAGCGGTACGACGCCTACATGGCCGGTGCCACGCAGGCCTCCCCGTTGCTGCACGAGGCCGACTTGCCGAGCGCCGACGAGATCGCCGCGGAGCTGGAGCGCTTCCTGGCGAGCGGGCCCCACGACGAGGATCCGCGCGGGCCTTCTCTCGGCTGA
- a CDS encoding leucyl aminopeptidase — MPHPGLLFSTAPLTDTTAEAILLALPPLTDPLFEEDQWSGVRPALEAVGFTGSPGTFQRVLLPGFGSLPVAVVGTGADPDAAAVRYAVGSGVRSLVGFDTVAVAAPGQDHQARAIAEGAGLGGYRFEGYKASGAKKRATTVVVHADGSDADLRAATVAADAAALVRDLGSIPAEWLGPEDFAQHARESVADLPVEIQVLDEHALREEGFGGILGVGQGSDRPPRLIRLDYAPETATRHVALVGKGITFDTGGLSLKPPASMVGMKYDMCGAATALAVLVAAARLDAPVRVTAWLCVAENMPSGRATRPGDVLRMRDGSTVEVLNTDAEGRLVLADGLVAASMEQPDLIVDVATLTGAITVALGNRHTGVMGDDAAVAEYLAAAERAGEPAWPLPLPAYMEEELDSPIADLVNAKIGDPAGGSLFAGLFLQRFVGRLGEEPDAPRIPWVHLDIAGSGMYKGSPFGYTEKGPTGATVLTLIELLTGKA; from the coding sequence ATGCCGCATCCCGGACTTCTCTTCAGCACGGCTCCTCTCACCGACACGACCGCGGAAGCGATCCTGCTGGCGCTGCCGCCCCTCACCGATCCGCTCTTCGAGGAGGATCAGTGGTCCGGCGTCCGCCCCGCCCTCGAGGCCGTCGGGTTCACCGGCTCTCCCGGGACCTTCCAGCGCGTGCTGCTGCCGGGATTCGGATCGCTCCCGGTCGCCGTCGTCGGCACGGGTGCCGACCCCGACGCCGCGGCCGTGCGTTACGCCGTCGGATCCGGTGTGCGCTCGCTCGTCGGATTCGACACCGTCGCGGTCGCCGCGCCGGGCCAGGACCATCAGGCACGCGCGATCGCTGAGGGCGCAGGACTCGGGGGCTACCGCTTCGAGGGGTACAAGGCTTCCGGCGCGAAGAAGCGCGCCACGACGGTCGTCGTCCATGCCGACGGTTCGGACGCGGACCTGCGCGCCGCGACCGTCGCCGCCGATGCCGCGGCGCTCGTGCGCGACCTCGGATCGATCCCCGCCGAGTGGCTCGGCCCGGAGGACTTCGCCCAGCATGCCCGTGAGTCCGTCGCAGACCTCCCGGTGGAGATCCAGGTGCTGGACGAGCACGCACTGCGCGAGGAGGGCTTCGGCGGCATCCTCGGTGTCGGTCAGGGATCGGACCGCCCGCCCCGTCTCATCCGGCTGGATTACGCACCCGAGACGGCGACGCGGCACGTCGCGCTCGTCGGCAAGGGCATCACGTTCGACACCGGTGGGCTGTCGCTCAAGCCGCCGGCATCGATGGTCGGCATGAAGTACGACATGTGCGGGGCTGCCACGGCTCTCGCCGTGCTGGTCGCCGCGGCACGCCTCGACGCGCCGGTCCGGGTGACCGCCTGGCTGTGCGTGGCCGAGAACATGCCCTCGGGACGCGCCACGCGGCCGGGCGACGTCCTCCGCATGCGGGACGGGTCCACGGTCGAGGTGCTCAACACGGATGCCGAGGGGCGCCTCGTGCTCGCCGACGGACTCGTGGCAGCGAGCATGGAGCAGCCCGACCTCATCGTCGACGTCGCCACCCTGACGGGGGCCATCACGGTTGCGCTCGGCAACCGGCACACCGGCGTGATGGGCGATGACGCGGCGGTCGCGGAGTACCTCGCAGCGGCGGAGCGGGCCGGTGAGCCGGCCTGGCCCCTGCCGCTTCCGGCCTATATGGAGGAGGAGCTGGACTCCCCCATCGCCGACCTCGTCAACGCCAAGATCGGCGACCCGGCCGGTGGCTCCCTCTTCGCGGGACTCTTCCTGCAGCGGTTCGTGGGCCGCCTCGGCGAGGAGCCCGATGCCCCGCGCATCCCCTGGGTGCACCTCGACATCGCCGGATCGGGCATGTACAAGGGCAGCCCGTTCGGTTACACCGAGAAGGGCCCGACCGGCGCGACCGTGCTGACCCTCATCGAGCTCCTCACCGGGAAGGCCTGA
- the lpdA gene encoding dihydrolipoyl dehydrogenase yields the protein MQVDVAVIGGGSGGYAAAIRAAELGKSVVVIERDKVGGTCLHRGCIPTKALLHVAETADAVREAAGVGVLAELAGIDVDRMNAFRETIVAKKYKGLQGLLRARGVEVLEAEGRISGPGRVTAGDTEITATDIIVATGARTRTLPGLEIGGRILSSEQALELREVPERVIVLGGGVIGVEFASLWRSLGAEVTVVEALDQLVPTEDEALRTQLSRAFRKRGIQTRLGARFASAAQDDASVTVTLEDGDTLAADYLLVAVGRAPVTEGLGLEEAGVRLDRGFVVTDRELRTDAPGIWAVGDIVPGPQLAHRGFQQGIQVAERIAGETVPPLPDENVPRIVYTSPELASVGLTRAQAEERHGAEGITVLDYNLAGNAKTEILGGSGTVRVIRRVDGPVVGVHLAGPRVGELISEAQLIIGWDAHPEDVAPLVHAHPTQSEALGEAFLALAGKPLHVL from the coding sequence ATGCAGGTGGACGTCGCCGTCATCGGCGGAGGGAGCGGCGGCTATGCGGCCGCCATCCGTGCCGCCGAACTCGGCAAGAGTGTGGTCGTCATCGAACGGGACAAGGTCGGCGGCACGTGCCTGCACCGCGGCTGCATCCCCACCAAGGCGCTGCTGCACGTCGCCGAGACGGCGGATGCCGTCCGCGAGGCGGCGGGCGTCGGCGTGCTCGCCGAGCTGGCCGGGATCGACGTCGACCGGATGAACGCCTTCCGCGAGACCATCGTGGCGAAGAAGTACAAGGGCCTTCAGGGTCTGCTGCGCGCCCGGGGCGTGGAGGTGCTCGAAGCCGAGGGACGCATCTCCGGCCCGGGCCGCGTCACCGCCGGCGACACCGAGATCACCGCCACCGACATCATCGTGGCGACCGGGGCGCGCACGCGCACACTGCCCGGTCTGGAGATCGGCGGCCGCATCCTCTCCAGCGAGCAGGCCCTGGAGCTGCGCGAGGTGCCTGAACGGGTCATCGTGCTGGGCGGCGGCGTCATCGGGGTCGAGTTCGCCAGTCTCTGGCGCTCCCTGGGTGCCGAGGTCACGGTCGTGGAGGCGCTCGACCAGCTCGTCCCGACGGAGGATGAGGCGCTGCGCACACAGCTGTCCCGCGCTTTCCGCAAGCGCGGCATCCAGACGCGGCTCGGGGCACGGTTCGCCTCGGCCGCCCAGGACGACGCGAGCGTGACCGTCACGCTCGAGGACGGCGACACCCTCGCCGCGGACTACCTGCTGGTCGCGGTCGGTCGCGCACCGGTGACGGAGGGACTGGGTCTCGAGGAGGCCGGCGTCCGTCTGGACCGAGGCTTCGTCGTCACCGACCGGGAGCTGCGCACCGACGCGCCCGGGATCTGGGCCGTCGGAGACATCGTGCCGGGGCCGCAGCTCGCGCACCGGGGGTTCCAGCAGGGCATCCAGGTGGCGGAGCGGATCGCCGGCGAGACGGTGCCCCCGCTGCCCGACGAGAACGTCCCGCGCATCGTGTACACGAGTCCCGAGCTCGCCTCCGTGGGACTCACCCGGGCGCAGGCGGAAGAACGCCACGGCGCCGAGGGCATCACCGTCCTGGACTACAACCTGGCCGGGAACGCGAAGACCGAGATCCTCGGCGGTTCCGGGACGGTGCGCGTGATCCGACGGGTCGACGGACCCGTCGTCGGCGTCCACCTCGCCGGTCCGCGCGTGGGCGAACTCATCAGCGAAGCGCAGCTGATCATCGGCTGGGACGCGCATCCCGAGGACGTCGCCCCCCTCGTGCACGCGCACCCGACGCAGAGCGAAGCACTCGGCGAGGCGTTCCTCGCCTTGGCAGGCAAGCCCTTGCACGTCCTGTGA
- the sucB gene encoding 2-oxoglutarate dehydrogenase, E2 component, dihydrolipoamide succinyltransferase: protein MSTSVVLPALGESVTEGTVTRWLKNVGDTVEADEGLLEISTDKVDTEIPSPISGVIEEILVQEDETVEVGAILAKIGDGSGASAPSEPAAEAPAEAPAAPQEAPAEPAAAEQPSAPAEQPAAAAPAASGGRDVVLPELGESVTEGTVTRWLKEIGDEVAVDEPLLEISTDKVDTEIPAPFAGVLQEILVQEDETVAVGSALARIGDGAPAPQEAPAQQAPAEQAPAPAPEAPAPAPAQEAPAPAAEKPAPAEPEKPAAPAPAAQAAPAAQAAPASSDEDGVSYVTPLVRRLAQQQGVDLSTIKGSGVGGRIRKEDVLKAAEAPAAPAAAPAAPAAQALEVSPLRGTTQPMSRLRKVLAERAVASMQSTAQLTTVVEVDVTKLASYRDEVKVAFQEKTGDKLSFLPFFALAAAEALKAYPVINATVDGDKIVYPASENLSIAVDTERGLLTPVVRDAGDKSIAQIAHEIADLAARTRSNKLKPDELAGGTFTLTNTGSRGALFDTPVVFLPQSAILGTGIVVKRPGVVTVDGKDAFSVRSYVYLALSYDHRVIDGADAARFLSAVKARLEAADFAGQLGV, encoded by the coding sequence ATGAGCACTTCCGTGGTCCTCCCCGCGCTCGGTGAGAGCGTCACCGAGGGAACGGTCACCCGCTGGCTGAAGAATGTGGGGGACACGGTGGAGGCAGACGAGGGTCTGCTGGAGATCTCGACCGACAAGGTCGACACGGAGATCCCCTCCCCGATCAGCGGCGTGATCGAAGAGATCCTCGTCCAGGAGGACGAGACCGTCGAGGTCGGCGCCATCCTCGCGAAGATCGGCGACGGCTCCGGTGCGTCCGCTCCTTCCGAGCCGGCAGCGGAGGCGCCCGCAGAGGCTCCGGCCGCGCCGCAGGAGGCCCCCGCGGAGCCCGCGGCGGCCGAGCAGCCGTCCGCACCGGCCGAGCAGCCGGCGGCCGCAGCGCCCGCCGCATCCGGTGGTCGTGACGTGGTGCTCCCCGAACTCGGCGAGAGCGTCACCGAGGGCACCGTGACCCGGTGGCTGAAGGAGATCGGCGACGAGGTCGCCGTCGACGAGCCCCTTCTGGAGATCTCGACCGACAAGGTCGACACCGAGATCCCCGCCCCGTTCGCCGGTGTCCTGCAGGAGATCCTCGTCCAGGAGGACGAGACGGTCGCCGTCGGCAGCGCGCTGGCCCGCATCGGCGATGGCGCGCCCGCACCCCAGGAGGCGCCCGCTCAGCAGGCTCCGGCAGAGCAGGCTCCGGCTCCCGCTCCGGAGGCTCCGGCTCCCGCTCCCGCTCAGGAGGCTCCGGCGCCCGCCGCCGAGAAGCCGGCTCCGGCCGAGCCCGAGAAGCCCGCCGCTCCCGCGCCGGCAGCCCAGGCTGCTCCCGCCGCCCAGGCTGCTCCCGCGTCCTCGGACGAGGACGGCGTCTCCTACGTCACCCCGCTCGTGCGTCGCCTGGCGCAGCAGCAGGGCGTGGACCTCAGCACCATCAAGGGCTCCGGTGTGGGCGGACGCATCCGCAAGGAGGACGTCCTCAAGGCCGCCGAGGCGCCCGCGGCCCCCGCCGCCGCTCCCGCGGCGCCCGCAGCTCAGGCCCTCGAGGTGTCGCCGCTGCGCGGTACCACGCAGCCGATGTCGCGTCTGCGCAAGGTGCTGGCCGAGCGTGCCGTCGCCTCGATGCAGTCCACGGCTCAGCTGACCACGGTCGTCGAGGTGGACGTGACGAAGCTCGCGTCCTACCGCGACGAGGTGAAGGTGGCGTTCCAGGAGAAGACGGGCGACAAGCTCTCCTTCCTGCCGTTCTTCGCCCTCGCCGCCGCGGAGGCGCTGAAGGCGTACCCGGTGATCAACGCGACGGTCGATGGCGACAAGATCGTCTACCCCGCCAGCGAGAACCTCTCCATCGCGGTGGACACCGAGCGCGGCCTGCTGACGCCGGTCGTGCGGGATGCCGGTGACAAGAGCATCGCGCAGATCGCCCACGAGATCGCCGACCTGGCAGCCCGGACGCGCTCCAACAAGCTGAAGCCGGACGAGCTCGCGGGTGGCACGTTCACGCTGACCAACACCGGTTCGCGTGGGGCGCTGTTCGACACGCCGGTGGTCTTCCTGCCGCAGTCCGCCATCCTCGGCACCGGAATCGTCGTGAAGCGGCCCGGTGTGGTCACGGTCGACGGCAAGGACGCGTTCTCGGTCCGCTCCTATGTGTACCTGGCCCTCTCCTACGATCACCGCGTGATCGACGGAGCCGATGCGGCGCGCTTCCTGTCCGCCGTGAAGGCCCGCCTCGAGGCGGCCGACTTCGCTGGCCAGCTGGGCGTCTGA
- a CDS encoding DUF4191 family protein: protein MAARTTTPEKRPGFFSQLKTLYRFTVEAYSWLPYALIGILLAGIALGVGIGFLIPPVAVWSIILWGVSGLMFGLLAALMTMTRLSTTAMYKKIDGMPGAAGHVLSTSLGRKWQASDMPVGVNPRTQEAVYRAVGRGGVVIVGEGSRGRLTRLVNDERAKVQRVASGIPVTVFYVGHGDDEVPIGKLAKEIKSLPKKIDRTTMAAVIKRIDSVSKSIASMPIPKGIDPTKVRAPRPR, encoded by the coding sequence ATGGCAGCGCGTACGACCACGCCCGAAAAGCGTCCCGGGTTCTTCTCCCAGCTCAAGACCCTCTACCGGTTCACGGTCGAGGCCTACTCGTGGCTCCCGTATGCGCTGATCGGCATCCTGCTCGCGGGTATCGCCCTCGGTGTCGGGATCGGGTTCCTCATCCCGCCCGTCGCGGTCTGGAGCATCATCCTGTGGGGCGTGTCGGGGCTCATGTTCGGCCTCCTCGCCGCGCTGATGACGATGACGCGCCTGTCGACCACCGCGATGTACAAGAAGATCGACGGCATGCCCGGCGCCGCCGGTCACGTGCTGTCGACCTCGCTGGGACGCAAGTGGCAGGCGAGCGACATGCCCGTCGGAGTCAACCCGCGCACCCAGGAGGCCGTGTACCGCGCGGTCGGCCGGGGCGGGGTCGTGATCGTCGGCGAGGGCTCGCGCGGCCGCCTCACCCGTCTGGTCAACGACGAGCGCGCCAAGGTGCAGCGGGTCGCGTCCGGGATTCCCGTGACCGTCTTCTACGTCGGTCACGGTGACGACGAGGTGCCGATCGGCAAGCTCGCCAAGGAGATCAAGTCGCTGCCGAAGAAGATCGACCGGACGACCATGGCCGCCGTCATCAAGCGCATCGACTCCGTCTCGAAGTCCATCGCCTCGATGCCGATCCCGAAGGGGATCGACCCGACGAAGGTGCGCGCCCCGCGTCCGCGCTGA
- a CDS encoding RDD family protein — translation MPEIPVEARYPGERLGFPETGPGSVARPGRRLAALAIDWACATVIAVAFLQYDPWALPGEAGLSTFAPLVVFALVQILFIPTLGASPGQRLLGMRIVMLRGGWVGLWRPIVRTLLLVPVIPAVIWDADQRGLHDKAAGTVLVRA, via the coding sequence ATGCCCGAAATCCCTGTCGAAGCACGTTATCCCGGTGAACGACTCGGATTCCCGGAGACCGGCCCCGGTTCGGTGGCCCGCCCGGGCCGTCGGCTTGCCGCACTGGCCATCGACTGGGCCTGCGCGACCGTGATCGCGGTGGCGTTCCTGCAGTACGACCCGTGGGCGCTGCCGGGTGAGGCGGGTCTGTCCACCTTCGCACCGCTGGTGGTGTTCGCCCTGGTGCAGATCCTCTTCATCCCGACCCTGGGCGCGAGCCCGGGGCAGCGTCTGCTGGGCATGCGCATCGTGATGCTGCGCGGCGGCTGGGTGGGACTGTGGCGCCCGATCGTGCGCACGCTGCTGCTCGTGCCGGTGATCCCCGCGGTGATCTGGGATGCGGATCAGCGCGGCCTGCACGACAAGGCGGCGGGGACGGTCCTCGTCCGCGCCTGA
- the glnA gene encoding type I glutamate--ammonia ligase, whose amino-acid sequence MFSDSSEVLKFIKDEDVKFLDIRFTDLPGVQQHFNIPASTVDEEFFTVGQLFDGSSIRGFANIHESDMQLIPDVATAYVDQFREAKTLVMIFDIYNPRTGEIYHKDPRQVAKKAEKYLASTGIADTAFFAPEAEFYIFDDVRYSVTQNSSFYSVDSEEGAWNTGREEEGGNLANKTPYKGGYFPVSPVDKTADLRDDITLNLIEAGFTLERSHHEVGTGGQQEINYRFDTMVHSADDILKFKYIVKNTCEQWGKVATFMPKPLFGDNGSGMHTHQSLWLDGKPLFYDEKGYGGLSDTARWYIGGLLAHAPAVLAFTNPTINSYKRLVKGYEAPVNLVYSAGNRSAAIRIPITGSNPKAKRIEFRAPDASGNPYLAFAAQMMAGLDGILNRIEPHEPVDKDLYELPPEEAKNIPQVPNSLLDSLEALRADNEFLTRGNVFTPELIETWIEYKIENEIKPIAARPHPFEYELYFGV is encoded by the coding sequence ATGTTCAGTGATTCATCCGAGGTGCTCAAGTTCATCAAGGACGAGGACGTCAAATTCCTCGACATCCGGTTCACGGATCTCCCCGGTGTCCAGCAGCACTTCAACATTCCCGCATCGACCGTCGACGAAGAGTTCTTCACCGTCGGTCAGCTGTTCGACGGTTCCTCCATCCGGGGATTCGCGAACATCCACGAGTCGGACATGCAGCTGATTCCGGATGTGGCGACGGCGTACGTCGACCAGTTCCGCGAGGCGAAGACGCTCGTCATGATCTTCGACATCTACAACCCGCGCACCGGCGAGATCTACCACAAGGACCCGCGCCAGGTCGCCAAGAAGGCCGAGAAGTACCTCGCCTCGACCGGCATCGCCGACACTGCGTTCTTCGCCCCCGAGGCCGAGTTCTACATCTTCGACGACGTTCGCTACTCGGTCACGCAGAACTCCAGCTTCTACAGCGTCGACTCCGAAGAGGGTGCTTGGAACACCGGTCGTGAGGAAGAGGGCGGGAACCTCGCCAACAAGACGCCGTACAAGGGCGGCTACTTCCCGGTCAGCCCGGTCGACAAGACCGCGGACCTGCGCGATGACATCACGCTCAACCTCATCGAGGCGGGCTTCACGCTGGAGCGTTCGCACCACGAGGTGGGCACCGGCGGTCAGCAGGAGATCAACTACCGCTTCGACACGATGGTGCACTCGGCGGATGACATCCTGAAGTTCAAGTACATCGTCAAGAACACCTGCGAGCAGTGGGGCAAGGTCGCGACCTTCATGCCGAAGCCGCTCTTCGGCGACAACGGCTCCGGTATGCACACCCACCAGTCGCTGTGGCTCGACGGCAAGCCCCTCTTCTACGACGAGAAGGGCTACGGCGGACTCTCCGACACCGCGCGCTGGTACATCGGCGGTCTGCTCGCGCACGCTCCGGCGGTGCTCGCGTTCACCAACCCGACGATCAACTCGTACAAGCGTCTCGTGAAGGGCTACGAGGCGCCGGTCAACCTGGTGTACTCGGCGGGGAACCGCTCGGCGGCGATCCGCATCCCGATCACGGGTTCGAACCCCAAGGCCAAGCGCATCGAGTTCCGCGCCCCCGATGCCTCGGGCAACCCGTACCTCGCCTTCGCCGCGCAGATGATGGCCGGCCTCGACGGCATCCTCAACCGCATCGAGCCGCACGAACCGGTCGATAAGGACCTGTACGAGCTTCCCCCCGAGGAGGCCAAGAACATCCCCCAGGTCCCGAACTCGCTGCTCGACTCGCTCGAGGCGCTGCGCGCCGACAACGAGTTCCTGACTCGCGGCAACGTGTTCACCCCCGAGCTCATCGAGACGTGGATCGAATACAAGATCGAGAACGAGATCAAGCCGATCGCGGCCCGCCCGCACCCGTTCGAGTACGAACTGTACTTCGGCGTCTGA
- a CDS encoding AAA family ATPase: MWKQPPVVAVSVREESVPQTSTWPAGIPAVQQLLADGLTLDPGITFLVGENGSGKSTILEGIALAYGMSPEGGSTYARHATRPTESPLGDWLRLQRGIGASRWGFFLRAETMHSFYTFLEENPSSAPEPPFHEMSHGESFLAILESRFDSPAFYCLDEPEAALSFTSTLTLIAALRRIADDGGQILCATHSPVLAAVPGATILEVGPWGMRPTAWEDLALVQHWKSYLDSPERYLRHLLG; encoded by the coding sequence ATGTGGAAACAGCCCCCCGTCGTCGCGGTGTCCGTCCGCGAGGAGAGCGTCCCCCAGACGTCGACCTGGCCCGCGGGGATCCCCGCAGTCCAGCAGCTGCTCGCCGACGGACTGACCCTGGATCCCGGCATCACCTTCCTCGTGGGTGAGAACGGCTCCGGGAAGTCCACCATCCTCGAAGGCATCGCCCTTGCGTACGGGATGTCGCCGGAGGGCGGGTCCACGTACGCGCGCCACGCGACGCGGCCCACCGAGTCCCCGCTCGGGGATTGGCTCCGCCTGCAACGGGGAATCGGAGCGAGCCGATGGGGCTTCTTCCTGCGCGCCGAGACGATGCACTCGTTCTACACATTCCTCGAGGAGAATCCGTCGTCGGCGCCGGAGCCCCCCTTCCACGAGATGAGCCACGGCGAATCGTTCCTCGCGATCCTGGAGAGCCGGTTCGACTCCCCGGCCTTCTACTGCCTCGACGAGCCCGAGGCTGCGTTGTCGTTCACCTCCACCCTCACCCTGATCGCGGCGCTGCGCCGCATCGCCGACGACGGGGGACAGATCCTGTGCGCCACGCACTCCCCCGTCCTGGCGGCCGTACCGGGCGCCACCATCCTGGAGGTCGGGCCCTGGGGCATGCGCCCGACCGCATGGGAGGACCTGGCGCTCGTGCAGCACTGGAAGTCCTACCTGGACTCCCCGGAACGCTACCTCCGGCACCTGCTCGGCTGA
- a CDS encoding VOC family protein: MSAPVPYLHFDGKASDALRFYQSVFGGELVLHTRAEFGQGDASATAIAHGILSGPVDLFGADTSGDERPVRAEGLTLSLLGFPAPSVLREWFSALSVGGDVLDPLQERPWGDWDGTVRDRFGLTWLIGYGGESDA; the protein is encoded by the coding sequence GTGAGCGCGCCCGTGCCGTATCTGCATTTCGACGGGAAGGCCTCCGACGCGCTCCGCTTCTATCAGTCCGTCTTCGGGGGCGAACTGGTGCTGCACACCCGGGCGGAGTTCGGCCAGGGGGATGCATCCGCCACGGCCATCGCGCACGGGATCCTCAGCGGCCCCGTCGACCTGTTCGGCGCGGACACGAGCGGTGACGAGCGCCCCGTGCGGGCGGAAGGGCTCACGCTGTCGCTCCTGGGCTTCCCGGCACCGTCCGTCCTGCGCGAGTGGTTCTCCGCGCTCAGCGTCGGCGGGGACGTGCTCGATCCACTTCAGGAACGGCCCTGGGGCGATTGGGACGGCACGGTGCGTGACCGCTTCGGGCTGACCTGGCTGATCGGATACGGCGGGGAGTCCGACGCGTAG